The Phaseolus vulgaris cultivar G19833 chromosome 10, P. vulgaris v2.0, whole genome shotgun sequence DNA window TTCTTATATTCTTGCACACCCAACTCTAAACACCACCGACAGATAGATTTGGTTCTGAGAGACTATTCTATAATGGCAATGGTTGGTTTTGGAGAATTCCTTTTGGCATTTCTTCTTTTCGTCTTAATCTACTACTGGAGGCTCAACAGGCACGCTCAAATCACCAACTGGCCTGTGCTTGGCATGCTACCTGGACTCTTGCTCAATGTGTCCATCATCTTCGATTATCTAACTATGCTTTTGAAACACCATGGAGGCAATTTCATGTTTAAAGGCCCTTGGCTATCAAACATGAACGTATTCTTCACCAGCGACCCTATGAATGTGCAACACATTACAAGCACAAAGTTTGAAAACTACGGCAAGGGAGATGACTTTAGAGAGATCTTTGAAGTTCTGGGAGATGGGATTTTCAGGTCTGATTCCCAACTATGGAAGTATAATAGAAGTATTCTTCATTCAACTTTTAAGCAGGTTAGTTTTCAGTTGTTTATTCACAAAACAATCAACAACAAGATTGAGAGTTGTCTGCTTCCATTTCTCGATCATGCATGCAAACAAGGAATGGAAGTGGACCTACAAGAAGCTTTCCAAAGGTTAACCTTTGACGTCATTTGTTCAATAGTTTTAGGATTTGATCCTACTTGCCTTTCGATTGATTTTCCAGAAGTTGCATGTGAGAGAGCCTTCACTGAATATGAGGAGGCTCTTCTCTACAGACATGTCTTGCCAAGATGTTTATGGAAGCTGCTTCACTGGCTTCAACTTGGAAAAGAGAGGAAGACCAAAGAAAACCAGGAAATTGTTGACAAAATGTTGTATAAAGAAATCGCATCTAAGTCCAAAGTGCAAGGCCAAAGCATCGGCAATAGCACACCAGAAGAGGAGCCACGATTTAGCTTGCTAGATGTTCTTATAAGTGAAGTAGGAAAGGGAAAACTCGATGACAAGTTTCTGAGAGACACAGCAATAAATCTCCTTGCAGCAGGAAGAGATACCATTAGTGCATGTCTCACATGGTTTTTCTGGTTGGTGGCAACACACCCATCTGTGGAATCTAAGATTCTGGAAGAGATCCGAGAAAAATTACCGGCAAGAGAAGGTAATGGGAAGGATTTAGGTGTGGAATGGCTTAGCCAGTTAACCTACCTCCATGCCGCAATAAGTGAGACATTAAGGCTTTATCCTCCAGTACCACTTGAGCACAAGTGTGCCTTAAAATCTGATTTTCTTCCTAGTGGTCACTTCATTAAGTCAAATGCCATGATAGTATATTCTCTATACAGCATGGGAAGGGCAGAGGAAATATGGGGTGAAGATTGCTTGAAATTTAGACCAGAGAGGTGGATCTCCAATAGAAGAGGGATTATTCACATACCCTCTTACAAATTCATTGCATTCAATGCAGGACCAAGAAGTTGTTTGGGTAAAGACATCAGCTACACCGAGATAAAGATGATTGCTGCTGCTATACTGTGGAATTATCGCATTCAATTGGTGGAAGGACAGGCTATATCCCCAGGAGTTTCCGTTGTCCTTCATATGAAACATGGCCTGAAGGTGACATTGACAAAAAGAAGCATCTGAGATAAAGTAATCTTAGTTTATAATAACTGATTGTGTTCACCTTCTATATGTAAGGTTTGTAGTAATgttgaaatttaataatttgtattGTGTTCCCACCACAACAGCGCACTACTATTGCGGTGAAACACAAGTTTACATAACTCTTCATAATGTTTGAGACTCATGCTGTCCTTCCCAAACCGAAAGACTCCCCACAGTTTTTCCCTCCTATTATTTCGTACTGTTCTTCTAAGTAACCGACTAACCAATCGAAAATTTCTTCAAATTATAGAAGTAAAAGGATTAAAAGCCAACAACAATGCCTTCCATGCTAAACACCGGTTATTCAATTGTTTATCTGAAATGACATACGAAGATGACTCAACCAAAAGACCATATTATAATAAGCAATACAATTTCTCCCATGTATACAGTCCCTCCCTTCCCCAACTCAACAATCTTACCGATATTTTGCCTCTGCCGCCACCTGCATTATTCCCTCCTGCAGCCTGAACAGCTTTCTTCGCCGCCTTCTCCTGCAATGCTTTTGCATCCCTGCACGCGAAGTAAACATAATGTCAGATTGCATCATCCCTCGATATTACAACCATTTTGCAGCCACAATTGGTCGCAGCATTCGGTGATAATTTTACCAACTTTCGTAATTACTGTGGGTGCATGAATATTTGCAAATTCGTCATTTTCTAGAACACGATtcctacaacaacaaaaaaatcgTTTTTCATGTAAATTTAAACACGCAAATTTCCAATAGCATAAACAGAGAAAGCGAACAAAAGCAACCTTTCCTGCGCTGTTGAGGAGTGAAACCATCATTCTTAAGGTGCTTGGATTTTCCAGCAGCTCTTGCCTGAGCCCTTTCACGGTCTCGGTCCCTCTGGTTACCGCGTTCGCTTTAGTTAAGTCCAAACAACTGTATTCAGTGAACAAAAAACTACTAACTTCCATGACAATTCATTAAAAAGAAAcgaaaacacaaaaaaacaagACGACGGTCCATATGAAAGGATATGAGTCATGCTTTGAGAGATTGTTGAAAAACGAAAGGTGAAGGTAGAAACGAGGAAGACGAAACGCcctgaagaagaagaaaagcaaagtgaatTGTGAGAGAAGAAAGTGATGAATGAAGTGAGAAGATTAATATGAAGCAGAATGAGTAAAATAAAAGTGGTGTTGTTATATGCAATGGATGACTCTAGATGGACCATATAACTGCAAATAAAGAATAACAATTTGTGTTCTATTATAATCATAAACACTTCTAAACAATGtttacatttaatttatatatgaataaaaaatgaattcaaATAGGTAAGCAGTTGAAAACTAACTGTTTTGTCTTGTTGTAACatattctattttaatttgttagGATTGGCTggacttttatttatttttttattcaatctaATAGATTGGGTTGGACCCTTTAAAActgttatttattaaaataaacatttttaacaACTATATGGtaacaataatatattttatatcattttgataatttaatgtaataaaaatgtgaatatGCATGTTTGAAAGTGTATGCATTTTTTTCTAgtgtttataatatataaaaatgatatttatatcatcaaatataaaattattacataaaCTGTGTTTTTGCAGTTATATTGATAAAGACAAAAAGACGAGAGATTAGGTGATCTAAAAACGAGTTGAAGTATCTTATAGGAGATATTTGGTCTTGTAAATACAATACTCATTCTTATAATCTATATTTTTACCTTTGCACTTCTATTTATAGATGTCAAGGCCAATCAATACAAGAAGCAAACAAGGAAAAATTTGGATTCAAATCTAGGCGCCTAGCAAGTCTCACTTGCCATGAGTTTTCGTGTGATACATGTGCATAAATGCTTATGAAGGCCGGACATTCTTTTTAAATGACGTGTCTgtgtcggacacacgtatcgGACATCGATATTCGTAAGACACTCGTAGGACATGTATCAGTGAggtgtctaattcaaaaaatatttgttggatttctgataATTCTAACACTGgttacacaattttaaaaaggagaaatacattaattttttaaaaactcaaacttattgtataattttttattatgattataaaaataaggaacaaattcttttgaaccatccatgaaaaatatctttctgAAACATACTtcgtgcacataaatctttattgtcaatttatataatttataattatataatgtatATATTCGTGTcctcgtgtcctacattttagagattacaCGTATCTTTGTGTCTGTGTCGTATTAGTGTATGTGCTACATATGTGGTGTTCTAGAACCGTCTTAAGGTTCTTTTTGCACCAATGGAGCCCAATTAAAATCCTAGGTAGGTTTAGAAACCTTAACCCTAGTATACTTGaggcccaaatacaagcccaaaaattTATGCTATTTGGcccccaatttatttacaataaaAGAAATCATATTCTAATATCTACAACTACATCAAGGCCCCGAAATATATAAGAACTTCTCTTTTTTCAATCTCTATTGAGTTCCACTCTTCACGAATTCTCCTGACCATCGCTCTAATAATGGGTCCTCTATAAGGGGCTCtgccatcatcccctccctcttgaagaTGATTTGTTCTCAAATTCAAAGCGTCCATCATTTTTACTATCTACAAAAGGGATTAAGTCAGTCACATTAAAGGTAGCATGAACTTCACATTCCTCAATCAAATCTAACTGTTAAGCATTATTATCCACTCTTTTGAGGGCTTGAAAAGGACCATCTCCATGAGGGCTGAGTTTGGACTTGCTCTAGGTAAGAAATCTATCTTTTCTAAGGTGAATCCAAACCCAATCCCCGTCCTAAAAACCCTTCTCCCTCTTTGCCTTATTGTTTTGTTTCATGTatgtttttgtttgttgttgtatttggttTTTAACCCTCTCATGTGATTTCTTGACAAAATCAACTTTTGATATCCCTTCCTTATGTACAAACTCATGTGGATGAGGTATGGGTAACAATTCTAAAGAAGTGAGTGGATTAAAACAATatactgttagaatatatggctttaaactagagggggggtgaattgtttaaagagagttttcgcaatcttttaagccttgaatgaaaatacttcacgaataccttgattaagaaatcgatttttcaaaacacaaagccaAAAGAACAACATtgggaaaacaatcggttgtttataccagtaaacaaatatcaaaactgaattctaaagagttagggatagagaaaatgtacacaaatgtttatactggttcactctaaatccagagctacatccagtcttctcagaaaccctctgaggaaatccactaagcaatcacaacttgatcacttacaccacaaccaaaaaagtgaccttgaacacctcaagacacacactcttcttggccaacacactaacactaagattgttgatcttgatcccctcaagaacacagccaatctcagcaaacacagaaacgaaaacttgtttcacagagtacaaggattacacttgttatagaagataatctgaaatcaatacaagcagaatcctattccacacactttgatcaatcacaaactcttagcaatctcaactctttgaaaaactcaaaaactcttttcaaaatctagtaaaagattgttactcaaatctgttattctaaatttattcaaagatgttgtttgttatcaaatctttaacaaacttttaaattgcattaaaagattggtcaaaacatttaatgactggagcgtaagcaattaaaacatttaaagctcagtcaaagataaaacagtttttctgttatgatcccagaacaaacaatcggttgtttcctcgaatcaatcggttgttttggttttaacagctcaaccatttgaaaaacagttttcaatcttttctcaaaacatctaagtataaacaatcggttgtttcgacaaaacaatcggttgttttaacttagtttgaaaaacattttactttcacaaagattgagaatgcatatgctttagattcgatcaaggggtggattacaacactcaaactactccaaaactaaactaaaccagcacagcaacaacaagcacaacaaaggcttcaacatccttcaaagggtttggattcttcaaagcttgaacaccacttggttcaacatataCTACCTCACATGGAGAGATTTTGGTTGTTTTATGGACCACCCTATTATATGAAAATTCAAAGTGGGGAATGTGCTTATCTAAACTTGTGGTTACTCTTCAGATTCTTCATAGATGAAGGCTATCTCATCAGACGATTCTGATACTCATCAGACCATGACGAACCCCTTAGACAATCTAAGACTAGTAGATGATGACAAACTGATAGGCAACCTCAAACGCTAGACAATCTAGCACCTTTGGACGATCTAGGAAACTTAGGCTGAGATTTTATATGAACCAAATCTTCATAAATCTTCACCTTAGTTCAATACAAATCTTTTGAGTGATAAAACACTCAAATTTATCTAAGCGCAATACAAGCTTAATCATCCATCAACTAGATTAAATTCAAACAATGAAAGAACTTACTACCAACCAATATCTTCGTGATCAAATAAGATGAATTGTGATATGTTGAGACCTTTGCCACCTTCACAAATCCTTGAGTAATCTCTCCTCTCACGAAGTGCAAGTTAACA harbors:
- the LOC137819745 gene encoding alkane hydroxylase MAH1-like — protein: MAMVGFGEFLLAFLLFVLIYYWRLNRHAQITNWPVLGMLPGLLLNVSIIFDYLTMLLKHHGGNFMFKGPWLSNMNVFFTSDPMNVQHITSTKFENYGKGDDFREIFEVLGDGIFRSDSQLWKYNRSILHSTFKQVSFQLFIHKTINNKIESCLLPFLDHACKQGMEVDLQEAFQRLTFDVICSIVLGFDPTCLSIDFPEVACERAFTEYEEALLYRHVLPRCLWKLLHWLQLGKERKTKENQEIVDKMLYKEIASKSKVQGQSIGNSTPEEEPRFSLLDVLISEVGKGKLDDKFLRDTAINLLAAGRDTISACLTWFFWLVATHPSVESKILEEIREKLPAREGNGKDLGVEWLSQLTYLHAAISETLRLYPPVPLEHKCALKSDFLPSGHFIKSNAMIVYSLYSMGRAEEIWGEDCLKFRPERWISNRRGIIHIPSYKFIAFNAGPRSCLGKDISYTEIKMIAAAILWNYRIQLVEGQAISPGVSVVLHMKHGLKVTLTKRSI